From one Streptomyces spiramyceticus genomic stretch:
- a CDS encoding FtsB family cell division protein: MTKPAKQLKGRAARLARLLPSGGPSTAAKTPFVLLVVLLLGGGLITLLLLNSSLNEGSFKLSELKKRTTELTDQEQALQQDVDDRSAPGALERRARELGMVPGGSPAFLDPDGTVRGVPSPASAEPAAVATPLNFPAPEPTPGAPSVPPPGTAPSAPPQAPATGAPSAPPPAPPASTPTIPAPAPPASAPAYRPAPTPGR; this comes from the coding sequence GTGACCAAGCCGGCCAAGCAGTTGAAGGGGCGGGCCGCGCGGCTGGCGCGGCTGCTGCCGTCGGGCGGCCCCAGTACGGCGGCCAAGACCCCCTTCGTCCTGCTGGTCGTGCTGCTGCTCGGCGGCGGTCTGATCACCCTCCTGCTGCTGAACTCCTCGCTCAACGAGGGCTCGTTCAAACTGAGCGAACTCAAGAAGCGGACCACCGAACTGACCGACCAGGAGCAGGCGCTCCAGCAGGACGTCGACGACCGGTCCGCGCCCGGCGCGCTAGAGCGCCGGGCCCGCGAACTCGGCATGGTGCCGGGCGGTTCCCCCGCGTTCCTCGACCCGGACGGAACGGTCCGCGGCGTCCCCTCCCCGGCGTCCGCCGAGCCCGCCGCCGTCGCGACGCCGCTGAACTTCCCCGCCCCGGAGCCCACGCCCGGAGCGCCGTCGGTCCCGCCCCCTGGGACGGCGCCGTCGGCCCCGCCTCAGGCGCCCGCCACCGGGGCGCCGTCCGCCCCGCCCCCGGCGCCGCCCGCTTCCACGCCGACGATCCCGGCCCCGGCGCCGCCCGCTTCCGCGCCGGCGTACCGACCCGCCCCTACCCCCGGCAGGTGA
- the rsmH gene encoding 16S rRNA (cytosine(1402)-N(4))-methyltransferase RsmH: MSQTRHVPVMLQRCLDLLAPALEQPGAVVVDCTLGLGGHSEALLTAFPSARLIALDRDKEALRLSGERLAPFGDRATLVHAVYDELPEVLDRLSVPRVQGILFDLGVSSMQLDERERGFAYAHDAPLDMRMDQTTGVSAAEVLNTYPPGELVRILRQYGEEKQAKRIVSAIVREREKEPFSNSARLVELIRNALPQAAKRTGGNPAKRTFQALRIEVNGELSVLEKAIPAAVGTLAVGGRIAVLSYHSLEDRLVKQVFAAGAANTAPPGLPVVPEQYQPRLKLLTRGAELPTEEEVAENRRAAPARLRGAERIREDVL; the protein is encoded by the coding sequence ATGAGCCAGACCCGACACGTCCCGGTGATGCTCCAGCGATGCCTGGACCTGTTGGCCCCGGCGCTCGAGCAGCCGGGAGCCGTGGTCGTCGACTGCACCCTCGGCCTCGGCGGACACAGCGAGGCGCTGCTGACCGCCTTCCCCTCGGCGCGGCTCATCGCACTCGACCGGGACAAGGAAGCGCTGCGGCTCTCCGGCGAACGGCTCGCCCCGTTCGGCGACCGGGCGACCCTGGTGCACGCCGTCTACGACGAGCTGCCCGAGGTCCTGGATCGGCTCTCCGTCCCGCGCGTACAGGGCATCCTGTTCGACCTCGGCGTCTCGTCGATGCAGCTCGACGAGCGCGAGCGCGGATTCGCGTACGCCCACGACGCCCCCCTCGACATGCGCATGGACCAGACGACGGGCGTCAGCGCCGCCGAGGTCCTCAACACCTACCCGCCGGGCGAGCTGGTGCGGATCCTGCGCCAGTACGGCGAGGAGAAGCAGGCCAAGCGGATCGTCTCGGCAATCGTGCGCGAACGCGAGAAGGAGCCCTTCAGCAACAGTGCCCGCCTCGTCGAGCTGATCCGCAACGCACTGCCGCAGGCCGCCAAGCGCACCGGTGGCAACCCCGCCAAGCGCACCTTCCAGGCGCTGCGCATCGAGGTCAATGGCGAGCTCAGCGTGCTGGAGAAGGCGATCCCGGCGGCGGTCGGGACGCTCGCCGTGGGCGGCCGGATCGCTGTCCTGTCGTACCACTCGCTCGAAGACCGACTGGTCAAGCAGGTCTTCGCGGCAGGGGCCGCCAATACGGCGCCGCCCGGCCTGCCGGTCGTACCCGAGCAGTACCAGCCGAGGCTGAAGCTGCTGACGCGCGGTGCGGAACTGCCGACGGAGGAAGAGGTGGCCGAGAACCGGCGTGCCGCCCCGGCCAGGCTCCGGGGCGCTGAGCGCATCCGGGAGGACGTGCTGTGA